In the genome of Planctomyces sp. SH-PL62, the window CAGCCGCAGGCGCTCTCCTGGCCGCCGTTGCCGACGATCGCGTCCCAGTAGCGGTCGGTCTCCTCCTGGTCCTCGGTCACGACCATGAAGCTGACCGATTCGTTCGGCTTGAAGTTCGGCCCGCCGTTCAGGCCGACATAGGCCTGGCCCAGGAGGGTGAACTCGACGATGAGCTCCCCGCCCTCCTTCATCGACCGGTTGTCGGCGGCAGAGGCGTGAGCCTTCCCGACGCGGGTGTCGGGGAAGACGCTGGCGTAGAACTCGGCCGCCTTGCGGGCCTCGCCGCTGTCGAACCACAGGCAGGTGATCAGCTTATTCATGGTCGTGCTCCTGGACGGGGACGGAACGATGCCGGATTGGAACCAGTTATCGGCGGGAAGTCAACGGGCGTACAGTAATTTTAGTCGATCCCTCTTCGCGGGTGGCTCCTCTCCGTTGTTCGCTTCGCTCCGTCGCTCGCGCGACCACACTCCGGTCAGCCTATCGTGGGCATTCGGAGGGTTTTGCCCTCCAAGGGGACGCTGCGCGCCTTCATTCAGGGGCTTCTTCCGAGGGTGACTGCCCTTTCCGAGGTCCCCAAACATTTTTCTCTAAACCCATCAAATACCATTTAATCATTAGTGCGATCACTGGCACTGTCAGTCCAGCAAAAACACATGGGCCCAACCTAATAAATGCCATCAAAGTCGATATCAAATCCGTGTTCGGTAACGAGAAGATTTACCCCGCCTGCCCGGTGGCCGAAGGATTCTGCAAGCTGAATACAGCGGTTTACCCCCGCTTGGCAGACGCGAAGGATGGCTACAGAGCCATGAGCGAGTGACGCGTCGGCTCGGGAGGCGTGCCGTGGGAAGACCTTATTCGGCGGATCTGCGGGAGCGCGTGGTCGCGGCGGTGGACAGGGGCGAGGAGTCGCAACGCGCGATCGCCCGGCGGTTCGAGGTGAGCCCGTCGTTCGTGGTGCGGATGCTGCAGCGTCGGCGTGCGAGCGGCGGCCTGGAGCCGGGGCCCCACGGCGGCGGGGCCGGGTTCAAGCTCGGGCTCGACGAGCGGATTCGCCTGTTCGAGTTGGTTCGCCGGCACGCCGACGCCACGCCGAAGCAGATCAAGGAGCGGGGCGGCTTCGACTGCACGCTCGTGACGATCTGGCGGCCGTTGCGGCGGTCCGGCTGGACGCGGAAGAAGAAGTCGCCGCACGCCGCCGAACGCGACCGCCCCGACGTCAAGGAGGCCCGCCGGAGGTCCCGCCGCAAGGCGAAGCGGCTCGATCCGAGACGGCGGATCGTCCTGGACGAGGCCGGTGTCGACGCGTCGATGACCCCGACGCAAGCCCGGGCCCCGGGGGGGCGTCGGGCCGAGGGCTCGGCCCCGAAGGCGTGGCGGACGACGACCGTGGTCGCGGCGGCGGGCCTCGACGGCCTCCGCGGCGAGTCGGCGTTCGCCGGCGCCATGGACGAGCCGGCGTTCCGGACCTACGCCGAAGGCGTGCTCGCGCCGAACCTGCGCCCCGGCGACGTCGTGGTGATGGACGACCTTCGCGTCCACGACTCGGAGGCGGCCGAGGCCGCGATCGAGCGGGCGGGGGCGAGAGGGATCCGGCCGCCGCCGTACAGCCCCGACCACGACCCCATCGAGGAGATGTGGTCGAAGCTCAAGGCCCGCCTGCGTCGGATCGCCGCGGGGACGACCCCGGCGTTGCATCAGGCGCCGGCCGACGCCCTCTACCAGACCACGGCCAAGGATATCGCCGGCTGGTTCAGGCATTCAGGGCTGTATGCCATCCCGGGGTAAACCGCTGTAACATAGCAACTGGTAGCAACGGCGGGGGCAGGTCACGAGGTCTCCCGAGCCCAAGAGCAACCATGAACCACTCCGACTCCACCCTCGCCGAAGACTTCGACTGGGCGCTCTTCCCGCAGGAAGCCACTGTCTCGCCGCTGAAGCGGTGGGTGCTCGGCCTGGAGGTCTCCTCCGTCGTCGTCCTCACCTGGTTGGTCTACCAGCCGCTCGCCGTCGTCCTGGCGTGCCTGGCGATTTCCTTCCGGGAGTTTCGGAGAGCTCGAGTCTCCGCGCGTGCCATCCCCGACAAAGCGGCCGCCTGGATCAGTTCGCTCTTCGGCTACGCGTGGGCCGCCTGGACGCTGGGGGTCGCCGCTTGCGCTACGTTCTTCGTCCTCGGGGTGATCAACGTCACCGTGGTGCATGACCGCGGGATGCCGGCGGGGGCAGGTACGGCGATGTTGCTCGCCCCATGCGGGTTCCTGGCCGCGCTGACGCTCACGGCCGCCGGGTTGGTGATGGCGATCCGCTCGGGCCTCAGGATATGGATCGGCGAGGGGATGAATCAGGCCCGCACCTTGCTCCTGGGCCTGCTGATCCTCCTCTTCACGGTGTTCGGGATCGGCCCGCTGCTCGTGCTCCTGAGTGCGAACATCGACCGGAACTCGGGCCCGGGGATCGGCGCTTTCATCTCATGGGTCGGCCTCCTTGCGGCGACGTTCGCCGGGCCGATCGCAATCCTGATCGTCCTGGACCGGATCAGCAGGCGAGTGCTCGCCTCACATCCCGGGACGTACGGTCCGAAGGTGCCGAGCTTGAAGAAGTGGGATGTCTGAATCGCGATGCACTACAGCCTCGCTAAACACCTGCCCAGCTAACCCTCGTGTCGAGCCTTCGTAAAATCCGACTGTCAGAAGTTGGTTCGGGGGATCCACGATGATCGGCGGGCCGCTCAGCGATGGATGGTCGGGCAAGGCGAGCCAGCCCCTGCCGTATGGGCCCGGAGTGCGAGCGTCATGCGAATCCTGGCGGTCTCGGGCAGCCTACGGGCTAGGTCTTCCAATACGGCGGCGTTGAAGGCGGCCGTGAAGCTTGCCCCGCCCGACATGCAGATCCATCTCTTCGAGGGGATCGCGAGCCTTCCCCACTTCAACCCGGACGTCGACGAGTCAGGGCCGCCTCCATCCGTGCACGAGTGGAGAAGACAAGTTGGAGCGGCCCGGGGGCTCCTCATCTGCAGCCCGGAATATGCCAGGGGCGTCGCGGGCGTCATGAAGAACGCCCTCGACTGGCTCGTGAGAGGCCCGGAGTTTTACGAGAAGCCCGTCGCCGTCATCAACGCCTCGCCCCGGTCCACCCACGCCGACGCCAGCCTGCGCCTGACCTTGGCCACCATGTCCGGTCGGGTGATCGAAGCCGCCTCGATCGCCGTGCCCCTGCTCGGTCGCGGCCTCGACGCCGACGGCATCGCTGCCGACCCTTCCCTCTCATCGTCGCTCCGCGACGCACTTCGCAGTTTCGCGGACGCCATCGGGGCCGGATCGTAACGGCGAGTCTTGCGTCCGAAACCTGAACGCATGCCCAGACAACACGTTCTATCGAATCGGCCATAAAATCTCCCCGGGACTTACCTGTTTCCCGGGGAGTTGACCGACGTCCGACGAACTCGAATCGGCCCTGGCCGAGCTGACCGAAGCCCGCGAGAAGCTGGAGGCCGTCCGGGCCACGCTGACGCAGGTTCTGGGCGTCACGCACGACGACCAGGCCGTGGTCGAGAAGGCGAAGGCTGGGCTGGAGCGGATCGACGCCGAGGTCGCCAGTGTGGAGCGGGCGATCGGGGAGGTGGCGAGGCAGGTGGTGAGGGCCTGAAGAGCAAGGGAAGCTGGTCGGCTCTCCTACCCTCATCTCAAGCAGATCTCAACGGTTTCGCTTGCGGAAAACATCGGTGTTGCCCGCCTCGAATTCGTCGAGTTTTGGCTTGACCCAGTTGCGGAACTCGTCGGTCATGTCCTCGAACCTGCAGTGATCGATGAAGATGGCATGTCGGAGTGCGAAGTAGGCGCCCTGATCGCCGTCTAGGTTTATCAGAATGCCACCAAACACGAAGGCCGGAGCTTCGAATTTCACGGTCTTCAGGAAGTTGAACAGGGTCTCCACCGTCTCACGGTAAATGACTTCTGCCGCTCGCACGAATCGCCAGGCGTAGGTCGACTTACCCAGGTGTAGTATCTCGTTGGAGTGCTTGAGCATCAGCTGCTCAAGCGACTCTTGCTGATAGTCGTGAGGATCGAAATCCGCCGGTTGTTTCGGGTGGATCCCGCCCGCCACCAGCTTTTGCAGAGCCGCTGCTGCGGCGCCGCAGCAATCCGAAGGCTTCGACTGCCCCGGTCGGAGGACTTTGCCAACCTGCCCGTCATCGGTTATCCCGACGTGTGGGCCGACTACCATTAGCGCCGCCCCTTCCTCGGGGAGGTGATGCGAAAACGCTCCGATGCCTGTCCTGCCGACGAACGGATAGCCGTCGAGGCCCCCGAGGACGAACGGCCCGATCATGTCGTTGTCGGGGAGCTGAACGCTGTTGAGATCGTCGCTGCAGACGCTTGTGAGAAATGCGATCTGATCCTCGCGTAGTTCAAGCTCTTTCTCAGTGTAATCGAGGAGAGCTTCGATGAGTTCGCAGGCTTTAATTGCGCCGGGGTAGTAATCACTGACGAATGAAGTCGCTCGCAGTTGAAACATGAGTTTGCCTCTCTCGGGGTTCGAAGCGGAAACCTGGCCGTCTTTGGCCTCAACGCCTGTTTGTGCGATTCGATCGGCTCAACTCGTCGCCTTCGATGAGTAACAAGTGACGAGCCCTTTCATACACTGACGACTTCCATCCGAAGGACGGTCTCGCCTTCGTCCGGCTTGAGAAAGGGCTCTGCGTCCCGATAGATCTGAACTGGCCATCGGCCGTTCGCATCGCATGGGCCGCCATGCTGAAGACCAGCGAATTCACCAAGGCAAAACTCGAAAGTCTCGGTATCAGCTACCTGTTCCTCGCCAGTCTGCTCGGTAGCAGCCGACCCTTCCACGTCACGAGGGTACAGGGTTTCAAAATCCTCACGCTCGGCGAATTCATGAAGGGGGCGGCCGAAGCAGATGCAAAGCTCTAGGCAGGACTGGCGGGCCGCAATAGAGGGCTCACGCCAGCATAATCTGGCTGGCCCTTTGCATCCGCCCGAACGGCTATACCTTCACCGAGGCCCATCGACTTTGGCACTCCGGGTCGGGGTCGCCTCCAGGTTGTCGTCGTACGGGAGCGTCACGCTCGCCCTCCAGCCGCACGCCGAATCAGTCGGGATCACGGGGTGATACGCCCCGCTTCCGGCACCCCAGACGGGCCGTTCCTGCCATCATCCAGCTCAGGGCTTCCCCGGACCGGGCGGACCATCCGTGGCGATCGGCTTCACGATCTCCCCGTAGGCATCCGGCCTCCGCTGCCGGAGGTTCCGGCTGTTCAGCCGGGCCTTCCGAACCCGTCCCAGATCGATCGTGGCGATGACGTAGCCCTCCTCCGGCTCCTTGCAGACGGCGAGGATCTCGGCGGGCCACTGGCCGATGGTCGTCCCCGACCCGTAGGCCTGGTTCGTGGCGACCATCGCCACTTCGTCCTGGAACATCGCCGACTTGACCAGGAAGTCCTCCACCGTCCCCTTCCGGCCGTTGATCCAGACCAGGATCTCGGCCCCTTTGAGCGACAGGATGCGGGACGACTCCGGGAACCAGCCGTCGTAGCAGGTCAGGATGCCGACCCGGCCGAAGTCCAGGTCGAAGACCGGGAACTCGTCACCCCGCTTCATCTTCCATTCAGGGTCATTCGTCGAGTACCACTCGTCGTCCTTGCCCTGCGGGGGGCTGGACCAGGGCGGCTGGCCCTCGGAATGGTCCACGGCGGCGTGGACCTTGCGGTACTTGCCGGCGATCTCGCCGGAACGGTCGAACAGCAGGGCCGTGTTGGCGAACGACCCGTCCTCGGAGACCTCCCAGCAACCCACGACCACGTAAATCTTCCCCGCCGCCGCCGCCCCGGCGATCCGCTCGGTCTGCGGGCCGGGGACGGAGATCCGGCCCAGCAGATACTCCGGGAAGACGACGAGCTGCGCCCCGTCCCCGGCCGCCTTCTCGACGTATCGGACCACGGCCTCGCTCGGGTCGAATCCCGGCCGTGGCAGGTCGGTCTTGTCGTAGCCTAGCATCTGGACCGCCGCCACCTTCACCTGCGTCGGCTTGGGGGGCTCCCCGCCCCATGCGACGGCGGTGGGCAGCAGCATGAACAGGGATGCGGAGAACAGCGAACTCGACCGAAAGCCCATCTGCGTTCCTCCCTCGCCCCATCGATGAGACACCGAAGGCGCATTCAGATTCTTTGAGGTTCCAACACGGTCCTCTCGCCGGGCGCATCACCGGTGTTCAACGTCCCGACCGGCTCGAAGAGCAGGACATGCACCTCGTGCTGCGCAACGGGGCGATGCTCGATTCCTCGTGGCACGATCGGGAACTCGCCCTCTTCCAGCCACACCCGCCGGTCCCGGAAGTCCATGCGGAAGCGCCCCTGGACGACCAGGAACAGCTCGTCCTCGGCGTCGTGCTCGTGCCGGACGAACTCGCCCTGGAACTTCACGAGCTTGACGTGTCGCCCGTTCGATTCGCCGACGATCCGGGGATTCCAGTGGTTCTGGAACAGTGCCAACTTCTCGCGAAGACTCACCTTCGTCACGGCTCGGCCCTCGTCAGGATCGTCCCCAGTTCATCCAGGTGATCGACAGTTGCAGGACGGTCGCTGTCGAGACCCAGATCAGGTACGGCACCTGGGCGACGGCGACCCAGCGGTAGTGCTTCCAGACGGCGACGATCATCCAGAGGATCGTCGCCCAGACGATCAGGATGTCCACGGAGGCCAGCGGCAGGTTCCGCAGCCCGAACTGGATCGGCGTGAAGATCAGGTTGGCCACGAGGTTGACGGCGAAGGGCGTCGCCACTCGCCGGGGGATCTTCCTCCGAACCGCCTGCACGAACACGAACAGGCACGTGACCAGGATGATCGGGTAGAGGATCTGCCAGACCAGCCCGATGGTCGATGGGCTCGGAGTCCAGGACGGCTTCGCCAGGCCGTCGTACCAGACCATGAAGTTATTCATATCGGCGTTTCCATCGACGATCGATCAAGGACGACCTCCGCCGCCCGGACCCGAGCCCGTCCCGATCCGCTCCGTGCCGACCGCCAGGTCGTCGATCCAGAGCGTCTGGTCGTGCGGCACGCCGTCGTGGAAGTAGGGCAGCATCATGAACTGGTCGAACTTCATGTTCGGAAAGTCGGTCGAGCGGAACACCACGTCGTTGCGCTCGACGACGAGCTTGCCATCGACCCAGCCCCTCGCCTCGCCGTCCGGGTTCGGCTTGTCCCCGGCCGGATCCAGGCTGTTGAGCTTGAACATGGCCTCGACGCAGTGCCACTCGCCGTCGTCGAACAGGACATCCCGGCTGTCGTGGAACGTGCCGTTGTAGCCGCCCCGCAGCGGCCCTTGCGTCAAGCCGTGGGGCGCATCCTCGTTCTGGATGTCCTGGGCCGCCAGCCGCAGCTTGCCGTTCACCGGCTCCACGTAGAGCGTCAGGCGGCTGGCGGCGGGGCCGTAGTACTTGCCGTTCTCGGTCGTCATGAAGTGCAGCAGGTGGGGGCCATACGGCTTGCCCGTCCAGGACCAGTCCGGGGACAGCTTCAGGTGGAACCGCAAGTAGACGACCTCGGTGGGCTCGATCGCATGACGCACCCCTGATGAATCGGAAGGCGTGAGCTTGCCCTTCGGGAAGTGGTACTGGATGGAGCGCCGGCCCACCGCCGCATCCTCGCCGAGCGTGAAGCGGTCGTCGCCGTCGTACCAGCCCCGAGTTTTCAGGTTCGTGTCCTCGAAGCCCTCGCTGAACAGGACGCCCGGACCGGTCGCCTCGTCGTCGGTGAAGATTCGGGCGTGGGCCAGGGCGTCGTGAAAAGTCACGGCGACGGCGAGAGCGATTAGGACGAACCCCGGCGTCGATGCCTGTCGAGTCATGGCGACCTCCCCATGCGGCCGAACTCCGGTCATGTCATCGCCGCCCATTGTCCCGCATTCTCGCCGACGATTCGACGCATCGCCGACCTCGGACCTTGAGATCGGCGAGCCCCGTCTCGATGCCGGGCGGATGCCGCAGCACGAACGAGGTGGAAGCCATGCTTCGGCCGCTCCGGGTCAACCATGGCGGACCCCCAGGGCCTCCTCGACCCATTCGGGGTCGCCCGGCAGCCTCCGCTCGTGCTCGTCGTACAGGAACCGATGCGCACGGCCCCCGAGCCGGTAACGCTCGGCCAGCCTCTCCCGCCAGTCGGAGACCGGGGCGTCGTCGCCGTGCAGGACCAGGATAGACTTCCCCGGCCGGGTGACCCGCCCCCTCGGCAGGCCCGTGTAGCGGTCGATCAGCCGCCGACGGAGCCCGCCCGCATCCCGCCCCCACGTCATCGCCAGGCGATCGAGCACGGCGGGCCAGAGATCGACGTGGCCGACCTCGGCGTCGAACCCCAGGTCGTGACAGGTCACCACCGCCCAGGACATCACACCCCCCGCCGGGCTCGGGAACCAGTAATAACCGCCTATGAGCGGCCTCGGACGTGGATCGGACATCGCACCTCGACCTCAAAGGGGGCCGGGACCGCCCCATGATAACCCACCGCCGGTGTCAGCTCCCGTGTCCACCGGCTATTGATCCCGAGCCCCCTCGACCCCCACCCCCTCGATCGCATTGACCCCGACGGGCCTGACCCACGGGTCCAGGCCGTCCCCCTTGGTCGTTAATATCCGCACGCCACCTCCCCTGGGCGCTCATTGGTCCGCCGACACCGCCGGTCCGGTCGTTGATAACCAACCCCGACCGGAGGCGAGACATGGCCAGCCAGCAGCAGCTCCGTCAGTCCATCACCGAGCAGATCGTCGCCGCCCTGGAGTCCGGCAGCACGCCGCCATGGCGACGGCCGTGGAAGGTCGGCCCCAACGCCGGCTCCCCCGCCAACGTCGTCAGCCGCAAGCCGTACCGGGGCATCAACCCCATCCTCTTGGATCTTGCGGCGGCCCGCCACAACCTGACCTCGAAGTGGTGGGCGACCTTCAATCAGTGGAAGCATATGGGTGGCAGGGTCATGCCCCGCCCGTCACACGTGCCCTCGGGCCGCTGGGGAACGACGATCGTCTTCTGGTCGCCCATCAACAGGGCCGTGACCAACGACCGGGGCCAGGACGAAGAGGACCGATTCTTCGTCATGCGGTCCTACACCGTCTTCAACGTCGATCAGGTCGAGGGCGATCACCTCGACCACCTCCGGGCCGGGCAAGGAGAGGACGACACCGCCGGTGAGGTCGTCATCGAATACGAACCCGCCGTGGCGGCCATCGCCGCCACCGGCATCGCCGTCCGCCACGGCGGGACGAGGGCGTTCTATTCGCCGAGTGAAGATTTCGTCCAGGTGCCGCCGAAAGCGTCGTTCACCGAGCCGGACGAGTATTACGAGACGATCTTCCACGAGCTGGTCCACGCCACGGAGCATCCGAACCGGCTGAATTGGAGCCGCAAGGAGAAGGACAACACCTACGCCCTCGGGGAGTTGGTCGCCGAGATCGGGGCCTGCTACCTGGCCCGTGAGCTGGGGGTGCCGGCCAGCGGGAATCTCGACAATCACGTCGCCTACCTCGCCAACTGGCTACGGGCGATGAAGGATGACCCCCGCTTCATCTTCACGGCGTCGGCGCAAGCCTCAAAGGCCGCCGACTACCTCCTCGCCTTCAGCCGCCCCCAGGTCGCCGAAGAGATGGAAGCCTCGGTTCTTGCCGGATGACGGACCTGACGGGCGGCGGGACGAACGTCGCCCATCGACACCGCCGGGCGGGGTGTGACCACCACACCCCACCCGACGGAGATGACCATGACGATGCTCGGCGAGATGACCCTCGAAGAGGCCGCACGTGAGGCGGCGGGCGACTGGAAGCGATTCGGCCGCTTCGTTTGGGACCGCAGCCACGACCTCGACGCCCCCGATTCTTGGGCGATCGTCTACACGCATAACCGGGACGGCGGGCTGCTCGACCTGAGCAACGCCGACGCCATCGCCGAGGCCATGGAGCCCTTCACCGACGGCGACGACCCCGACGTGGTGATGGAGAGCCATTCGCACTGGGGGGGTCGGTCACGTGGACGGCTTCTCCGTCCGGGTCTCACGGGGCGGCGAGGTCACCGACGCCTTCCGCACCTACCACGACCTCGCCGAGCGGCTCGCCCACTACCCCATCCTCGACGAGTGCGACTACGGCGAGCGGGAGTACGTGGCGACGGTCGAGAACATCGCCGATTCCGCCTGGCGGCTGAAGGGCCGGTACGACCTGCCCAACGGCTGGGAGGGCGACGTGTACTCGTGGCTCTCGGAGCACCGCCGGCGGGCCGTGGAGGACCGGGACGACCAGGGCGGCTACCCGGAGGAGGACGACCTCCGGGCCGCCTTCGAGGCCCTCGGCTACGAGCGGGTCGAAGGCTGACGAGGATCGACACCGGCGGAGGGGGCAAGGAAGCCCCCGCCATGCCGATCTACCTGACGGGCTACATCGACGAGTACACCGACCGCTGGAAGCACTACAACGGGGACATGCTGCCGCTCGGCCTGATCGTCCAGCCGAAGACCCACCGGGAGGGCTACCTCCGCCGGGCCGGGCTCTACACCTGGGCGGCGATCGACAACGGGAGGTTCACCGAGGCCGGACGCCGCCTCTTCCGGCCCGACGAATACGACCACATGATCGGCGAGGGCCTGGAGCGTGCCGGCGACCACCTGCTCTTCGCCACCGCCCCCGACGAGCCGTTCGACTGGGCCGAGACCCTGCGGCTCTCCCGCCCGTGGCTGCGACGGATTCGCCGCATGGGCTGCCCGGCGGCCCTCTGCGCTCAGGAAGGGATGACGCCTGGGAGCATCCCCTGGGACGAGTTCGATTGTCTCTTCGTCGGCGGGCGGGACGCCTTCAAGGAGGGGCCGATCGTCCGTGATGCCTGCCGGGAGGCGAGGCGGCGGGGCAAGTGGGTCCACACGGGCCGGGTCAACTCCTTGCGACGGATGCGGATCGCCCTGGATTTCGGCGTGGACGGCGTGGACGGGACGTACCTGCTCCACGAGGCCCGGAAGGGGCGTGCCGGGGAAGCCCCGCACGATGTCGTCGGTTGGCTGCGACGACTCCACGCCGAGCGGCGGAGGATTCTGCGACTGGACCTGGGGACGCTCGGCGTGGAGGGCGAGCGGGTCGAGGCCCTCTTGGAGCAGCTCCGATGACACCTCCGGGGGCGGAGCGGAGGACATAAACCCTGGGGG includes:
- a CDS encoding VOC family protein, encoding MNKLITCLWFDSGEARKAAEFYASVFPDTRVGKAHASAADNRSMKEGGELIVEFTLLGQAYVGLNGGPNFKPNESVSFMVVTEDQEETDRYWDAIVGNGGQESACGWCKDRWGFSWQITPRVLLEATTDPDRAAAKRAMEAMMTMGKIDIAAIEAARRG
- a CDS encoding IS630 family transposase yields the protein MGRPYSADLRERVVAAVDRGEESQRAIARRFEVSPSFVVRMLQRRRASGGLEPGPHGGGAGFKLGLDERIRLFELVRRHADATPKQIKERGGFDCTLVTIWRPLRRSGWTRKKKSPHAAERDRPDVKEARRRSRRKAKRLDPRRRIVLDEAGVDASMTPTQARAPGGRRAEGSAPKAWRTTTVVAAAGLDGLRGESAFAGAMDEPAFRTYAEGVLAPNLRPGDVVVMDDLRVHDSEAAEAAIERAGARGIRPPPYSPDHDPIEEMWSKLKARLRRIAAGTTPALHQAPADALYQTTAKDIAGWFRHSGLYAIPG
- a CDS encoding NADPH-dependent FMN reductase gives rise to the protein MRILAVSGSLRARSSNTAALKAAVKLAPPDMQIHLFEGIASLPHFNPDVDESGPPPSVHEWRRQVGAARGLLICSPEYARGVAGVMKNALDWLVRGPEFYEKPVAVINASPRSTHADASLRLTLATMSGRVIEAASIAVPLLGRGLDADGIAADPSLSSSLRDALRSFADAIGAGS
- a CDS encoding carbon-nitrogen hydrolase family protein; this encodes MGFRSSSLFSASLFMLLPTAVAWGGEPPKPTQVKVAAVQMLGYDKTDLPRPGFDPSEAVVRYVEKAAGDGAQLVVFPEYLLGRISVPGPQTERIAGAAAAGKIYVVVGCWEVSEDGSFANTALLFDRSGEIAGKYRKVHAAVDHSEGQPPWSSPPQGKDDEWYSTNDPEWKMKRGDEFPVFDLDFGRVGILTCYDGWFPESSRILSLKGAEILVWINGRKGTVEDFLVKSAMFQDEVAMVATNQAYGSGTTIGQWPAEILAVCKEPEEGYVIATIDLGRVRKARLNSRNLRQRRPDAYGEIVKPIATDGPPGPGKP
- a CDS encoding cupin domain-containing protein: MTKVSLREKLALFQNHWNPRIVGESNGRHVKLVKFQGEFVRHEHDAEDELFLVVQGRFRMDFRDRRVWLEEGEFPIVPRGIEHRPVAQHEVHVLLFEPVGTLNTGDAPGERTVLEPQRI
- a CDS encoding TspO/MBR family protein, whose translation is MNNFMVWYDGLAKPSWTPSPSTIGLVWQILYPIILVTCLFVFVQAVRRKIPRRVATPFAVNLVANLIFTPIQFGLRNLPLASVDILIVWATILWMIVAVWKHYRWVAVAQVPYLIWVSTATVLQLSITWMNWGRS
- a CDS encoding ArdC family protein; protein product: MASQQQLRQSITEQIVAALESGSTPPWRRPWKVGPNAGSPANVVSRKPYRGINPILLDLAAARHNLTSKWWATFNQWKHMGGRVMPRPSHVPSGRWGTTIVFWSPINRAVTNDRGQDEEDRFFVMRSYTVFNVDQVEGDHLDHLRAGQGEDDTAGEVVIEYEPAVAAIAATGIAVRHGGTRAFYSPSEDFVQVPPKASFTEPDEYYETIFHELVHATEHPNRLNWSRKEKDNTYALGELVAEIGACYLARELGVPASGNLDNHVAYLANWLRAMKDDPRFIFTASAQASKAADYLLAFSRPQVAEEMEASVLAG